Proteins encoded together in one Chitinophaga sp. LS1 window:
- a CDS encoding glycoside hydrolase family 19 protein, which translates to MKTLLSRMVGVILFTCYLLPIHSQSLSSVIDSTEWNTFFPHRFNPDDRTGAGTLPTTAAKDFYSYANFAKAVTWMSNIKIIVERRCATNLYRLTRVDKTTGSSIVIRTVDGFNSSTNNIITTTVDYGTFANEGDLTVRRRELMAFLANISQETTGGWATAPGGQYAWGLYFREEVGYEGTTNIGYRDETNTEYPPAAGKSYHGRGPIQLSYNYNYGQASEFIFGDKNVLLANPEKVIEDGAIAFETAIWFWMAEQYPKPCCHDVMIPGKWVPTATQTAAGIKAGFGATVNIINGGVECGGGTEKAQVVGRIGHYTRYTGLKGVSLELDGGNNASNCGCANMSQFVIDNMECSQIVSLTFTAPANGILDVTSLSPVTLSVAKNDPNNEVTAVYIKIDGQRLSGTSVSWTPSAYKSYTATAVALRNGKDSVVTTTTFAVWNSQTFAGCAYLPAWDATKNYTTAGNIVLYNSIVYRNQWWAGSADVPGGNDTWAVVGTCSGNGGNGGGNGQSCGSIPGWTQGGIYVAGNQVAYGGKIYQAKWWTQGNQPDLNVGDGLPWTYVGVCSASAVSVSGSGSASGSAKAGVASATDKPAVAASGNTLVTTTALTVYPNPVSGNTLTLNINNATNEQLEVSLLDVQSGNPVLQKLITSGTVQLDISTVSAGIWVLKVNGKAGLIGSAKIIRIR; encoded by the coding sequence ATGAAAACATTGTTGTCCCGCATGGTAGGGGTGATCCTATTCACCTGCTATTTGCTACCCATTCATTCTCAATCCTTATCATCCGTTATTGACAGCACAGAGTGGAACACGTTTTTCCCTCACCGCTTCAATCCTGACGATCGCACCGGCGCTGGTACATTGCCCACGACTGCTGCTAAGGATTTTTATTCCTACGCTAATTTTGCCAAAGCTGTGACATGGATGAGCAATATAAAGATTATTGTAGAGCGGCGTTGTGCTACTAATCTGTATCGCCTGACCCGCGTGGACAAAACTACCGGATCTTCTATTGTGATCCGTACGGTAGATGGGTTTAATAGCTCTACTAACAATATCATCACCACCACAGTGGATTATGGCACCTTTGCGAATGAAGGTGACCTGACGGTGCGGAGGCGGGAGCTGATGGCGTTCCTGGCGAACATTTCGCAGGAAACCACTGGTGGCTGGGCGACAGCACCGGGTGGTCAATATGCCTGGGGATTGTATTTCAGGGAGGAAGTAGGGTATGAGGGTACCACGAATATTGGTTACAGAGATGAAACCAATACAGAATATCCGCCTGCTGCAGGCAAGTCTTATCATGGTCGTGGCCCGATCCAGCTGAGTTATAATTATAACTATGGTCAGGCGAGTGAGTTTATCTTCGGTGATAAGAATGTATTGCTGGCCAATCCGGAGAAGGTGATTGAAGATGGGGCGATTGCATTTGAAACCGCGATCTGGTTCTGGATGGCGGAACAATATCCAAAACCTTGTTGTCATGATGTGATGATTCCCGGCAAGTGGGTACCGACAGCTACGCAGACTGCTGCAGGGATCAAGGCAGGTTTTGGCGCGACGGTGAATATTATTAATGGAGGTGTAGAATGTGGCGGTGGTACGGAGAAAGCGCAGGTAGTAGGCCGCATTGGTCATTATACCCGCTATACCGGTTTGAAAGGCGTGAGCCTGGAGCTGGATGGTGGCAATAATGCCAGTAATTGTGGTTGTGCGAATATGAGCCAGTTTGTGATTGATAATATGGAGTGCAGCCAGATCGTATCGCTTACATTTACTGCTCCTGCAAATGGTATACTGGATGTGACCAGTCTTTCTCCGGTTACATTATCAGTGGCTAAGAATGATCCTAATAATGAGGTGACGGCAGTATATATTAAGATAGATGGTCAGCGGTTGAGTGGAACGAGTGTATCCTGGACACCCTCTGCATATAAGTCTTATACCGCTACAGCGGTGGCGTTGCGGAATGGCAAGGATTCTGTGGTGACGACTACGACATTTGCGGTATGGAATAGCCAGACATTTGCAGGTTGTGCATATTTGCCGGCCTGGGATGCGACGAAGAATTATACGACAGCTGGAAATATCGTGCTGTATAATTCTATCGTGTATAGAAATCAGTGGTGGGCAGGTAGTGCAGACGTTCCGGGTGGTAATGATACGTGGGCAGTGGTAGGAACATGTTCTGGTAATGGCGGGAATGGTGGTGGAAATGGACAAAGTTGTGGTAGTATTCCGGGTTGGACACAGGGCGGTATATATGTAGCCGGTAATCAGGTGGCGTATGGAGGAAAGATATACCAGGCGAAGTGGTGGACACAGGGTAATCAGCCTGATTTGAATGTAGGAGATGGTTTGCCATGGACGTATGTGGGAGTGTGTAGTGCTTCAGCGGTGTCAGTGTCAGGGTCTGGGTCTGCATCTGGGTCTGCAAAGGCAGGCGTTGCTTCAGCAACTGATAAACCTGCTGTAGCAGCTTCCGGTAACACACTTGTAACTACAACGGCATTGACGGTTTATCCAAATCCTGTTAGTGGTAATACTTTAACATTGAATATTAATAATGCTACTAATGAGCAGTTGGAAGTATCCTTATTAGATGTACAATCAGGTAATCCTGTATTGCAGAAATTGATTACAAGTGGTACGGTACAGCTGGATATCAGTACCGTGTCTGCGGGTATATGGGTCCTGAAAGTGAATGGAAAAGCTGGCTTAATTGGCAGTGCAAAAATAATCAGGATCCGGTAA
- a CDS encoding two-component regulator propeller domain-containing protein, giving the protein MRLQQYFLLLYGFLWPSLTGLSFSSAGPTHPYTDPSGNIRLEQLTTHDGLSQNTVRCLLQDKKGFIWVGTLNGLNRYDGRKFTVYRTNQGVPLPISDNRIRSLYEDQSGIIWVKTTEGHYHCFDPKKESFVNVIPGSADLTYDHLYEASQGVWLYSKNNGCLHNGKRYALGAVHFVFEDPQHEQWIGTDKNLYKLDARGNAIKICEGNFIKAIAKDQQLYFIKKQGIIIYNLSTKQSLKNDLAFLPAGVTLTDAAILANNRILLGTQQHGLQIVDLKSNQLSSIKKLFGEEIPGHIDIETDQDHGIWVNNHSGNVWYFDPEQEFSQRISLIPANVMKVIDDCRFVFAADHKGKVWITTYGGGLYCFDKLNRQVQRFVYDPDNPNGLSTNYLLSVIADRSGLIWVGAEHTGLQKLTPQSLHVTHIFPETQTPERYTANGVKTIFEDSYHRIWVSTRNGALYLYNDHLEKTRSLEHLLPGQCANIYCITEDARGYLWIGTKGDGVYIVHRDSLQHKARHFLLPTGDNRLVYTIMQDRQRRMWVGTFGSGLYLATYNGGNSLDWKSFFHDGVNPVYVRCLMQDQQNQIWAGTNNGILVFNPDNLLSGQNKVTTYQAGLGSNEIKSLCEDHTGRIWIGTTGGGFSQFVRNKRKFINYTTEQGLSHDVVNSMLEDAQGNLWVSTENGLTRFNPEKSTFEVFYFANNALGNLFSEGACFKRGNGQLLWGSMNGFYSFFPEQLKNGNSDAPVFLTGLSVAGNPVPLEESISTAKAITLEPGQKVFSISFASLAFRNPQQNKYTYILENYEDEWNAPSSYNVATYRNLPPGKYTFKIRGTNDDGTWSKQVARIQLIVLPPFWRSNIAIIGYLGFIICLIMGVRTVNKRIHRLQHAVTLEKELTEYKLNFFTDISHEFRTPLSLIVSAMEQLLPGKPAGKHLHIMQRQVAHLMRLADQLLDFRKIQHNKLQLQVQETEVIRFIQDICNGFTDLAAQKQITLNFQANVDACMAWVDQGKLDKMLYNLLSNAHKFTPTGGRINLDVTVSNDLSIKVIDNGIAISEEKQHLVFQRFTQLTFSPTGTGLGLSLTKELVTLHKGEISFENNADAGVTFKINLPIHKQAYQADEIALQVVSKEPVIPFMDDTDTSAIPQPSSRYNVLIIEDNADIAAYLATTLGRYFHIDTAANGREGLEQAIAQSPDLIVCDVMLPEMSGLDITHKIRSEFQTCHIPVVLLTALSSGEHQLQGINAGADAYITKPFSTRFLLTTIIRIIEQREKIRKRFANDPGFFAVHISENEADQQFLDKINVIIEKNLDNAQFSVDDFALSMKMGRTLFYKKVKGLTGYSPNEYIRLVRVKKAAELLNTGEYTVAEVAYKVGMNDPFYFSKCFKTQFGVPPSVHLKKVKAAG; this is encoded by the coding sequence ATGCGACTGCAACAATACTTCCTCCTTTTATACGGCTTTCTATGGCCGTCGTTAACCGGGCTATCCTTTTCGTCGGCCGGCCCGACACATCCCTATACAGATCCGTCCGGCAATATCAGGCTGGAACAATTAACCACTCATGACGGGTTGTCCCAGAATACCGTGCGATGTCTGCTCCAGGACAAAAAAGGGTTTATCTGGGTAGGGACACTGAATGGGTTGAACCGGTATGATGGCAGGAAATTTACCGTGTACCGCACGAACCAGGGTGTACCCCTGCCTATTAGTGACAATCGGATCCGGTCATTGTATGAAGATCAATCAGGGATTATCTGGGTCAAGACAACCGAGGGACATTATCATTGTTTTGACCCCAAAAAGGAGAGTTTTGTCAATGTAATACCTGGCAGCGCAGACCTGACCTATGATCATCTGTACGAAGCCTCACAGGGAGTATGGCTATATAGTAAAAATAACGGGTGCCTGCACAATGGCAAAAGATACGCACTGGGAGCTGTACACTTTGTATTTGAAGACCCGCAACATGAACAATGGATAGGTACGGATAAGAATTTATACAAACTGGATGCCCGGGGCAATGCTATAAAGATCTGTGAAGGGAACTTTATTAAAGCAATAGCGAAGGATCAACAGTTGTATTTTATTAAAAAACAGGGGATAATAATATATAACCTGTCTACAAAACAATCCCTGAAAAATGATTTAGCTTTCCTCCCTGCCGGCGTGACATTGACAGATGCTGCTATTTTAGCTAATAACAGGATCTTATTAGGTACCCAGCAGCATGGGCTGCAAATAGTAGATTTAAAATCAAACCAACTGAGTTCTATCAAAAAACTCTTTGGTGAAGAAATACCCGGTCATATCGATATAGAAACTGACCAGGACCATGGCATCTGGGTCAATAACCATTCCGGCAATGTCTGGTACTTCGATCCGGAACAGGAATTCAGCCAGCGCATTTCCCTCATTCCTGCCAATGTCATGAAGGTCATAGACGATTGCAGGTTTGTCTTCGCAGCAGATCACAAAGGCAAGGTATGGATCACCACCTATGGAGGCGGTCTGTATTGCTTTGATAAACTCAACAGGCAGGTACAGCGGTTTGTATACGACCCTGACAATCCCAATGGATTAAGTACAAATTACCTGCTCAGCGTAATCGCTGATCGTTCCGGTTTGATATGGGTAGGCGCGGAACATACCGGTCTGCAAAAACTAACCCCGCAATCCCTGCATGTCACCCATATTTTCCCGGAGACACAGACACCTGAAAGGTATACTGCCAATGGGGTAAAGACCATCTTCGAAGACAGCTATCACCGCATATGGGTAAGTACCCGCAATGGTGCGTTGTATCTGTATAATGATCACCTCGAAAAGACACGTTCTTTAGAACACCTGCTACCCGGACAATGCGCCAATATCTATTGTATCACAGAAGACGCCCGGGGATACCTCTGGATAGGGACCAAAGGCGATGGCGTGTACATTGTACATCGTGATTCACTACAACATAAGGCAAGACATTTTCTGTTGCCCACAGGTGACAACCGGCTCGTGTACACCATCATGCAGGACCGCCAGCGGCGAATGTGGGTAGGTACCTTTGGGAGTGGTTTATACCTCGCTACTTACAATGGTGGCAATTCACTGGATTGGAAGAGTTTCTTTCATGATGGGGTAAACCCCGTTTACGTTCGTTGCTTAATGCAGGATCAACAAAACCAGATATGGGCAGGTACAAACAATGGTATACTCGTATTTAATCCTGACAATTTACTGTCGGGTCAAAATAAAGTGACCACCTACCAGGCAGGACTAGGGAGTAATGAAATCAAAAGCCTTTGCGAAGATCATACCGGTAGGATCTGGATAGGTACTACCGGCGGTGGTTTCAGCCAGTTTGTACGAAACAAAAGGAAGTTTATTAATTATACCACCGAACAGGGACTTTCTCATGATGTTGTAAATAGTATGCTCGAAGATGCACAGGGAAATCTATGGGTGAGTACCGAAAACGGCCTGACCCGGTTCAATCCTGAGAAGAGCACCTTCGAAGTATTTTATTTTGCCAATAATGCACTGGGCAATTTATTTTCTGAAGGTGCCTGTTTTAAAAGAGGAAACGGGCAGTTGCTATGGGGTAGCATGAATGGCTTTTACAGCTTCTTTCCTGAGCAATTGAAAAACGGCAATAGCGATGCCCCTGTATTCCTGACAGGACTCAGTGTGGCAGGCAATCCTGTGCCTTTAGAAGAATCTATCAGTACAGCCAAAGCGATCACTTTAGAACCCGGACAGAAAGTATTCAGCATTTCATTTGCCTCTCTGGCATTCAGAAATCCGCAGCAGAATAAGTACACCTATATCTTAGAGAATTATGAAGATGAATGGAATGCACCTTCCAGTTATAATGTGGCTACTTATCGTAATCTTCCTCCAGGAAAATATACTTTCAAAATAAGGGGTACGAATGATGATGGTACATGGAGTAAGCAGGTAGCACGTATACAGCTCATCGTACTGCCCCCTTTCTGGCGTTCGAATATTGCCATCATCGGGTACCTTGGATTCATCATTTGTCTCATCATGGGGGTGCGTACTGTGAACAAACGTATCCACCGCTTACAACATGCGGTGACATTAGAAAAGGAGCTGACTGAATACAAACTCAATTTCTTTACAGATATCTCACATGAGTTCAGAACACCGTTATCACTCATCGTGAGTGCGATGGAACAATTGCTTCCGGGCAAGCCAGCAGGCAAGCACCTGCATATCATGCAGAGACAGGTAGCACACCTCATGCGCCTTGCAGATCAGTTACTGGATTTCAGGAAAATACAGCATAATAAATTACAGCTGCAGGTACAGGAAACAGAAGTGATCCGGTTTATACAGGACATCTGTAATGGATTTACGGACCTCGCTGCGCAAAAGCAAATTACCTTAAACTTTCAGGCCAATGTAGATGCCTGTATGGCCTGGGTGGACCAGGGTAAGCTGGATAAAATGCTGTATAACTTACTCTCCAATGCACATAAGTTCACACCTACAGGCGGGAGGATCAATCTGGACGTAACGGTCAGCAATGACCTATCCATCAAAGTGATCGACAACGGCATTGCTATTTCCGAAGAGAAACAACATCTCGTATTCCAGCGGTTCACACAATTGACCTTCTCTCCCACTGGCACCGGCTTAGGTTTGTCACTGACCAAAGAACTGGTCACCCTGCACAAAGGAGAGATTAGTTTTGAGAATAATGCAGATGCGGGTGTGACATTCAAAATAAACCTTCCCATTCACAAACAGGCGTACCAGGCAGATGAAATTGCCCTACAGGTAGTATCTAAAGAACCTGTGATTCCTTTTATGGATGATACAGACACCTCAGCAATACCACAACCCAGTTCCAGGTACAATGTATTGATCATTGAAGACAATGCCGATATTGCTGCGTACCTGGCAACGACATTAGGTCGTTATTTCCATATTGATACAGCGGCAAATGGCAGGGAAGGATTAGAACAAGCCATTGCACAATCTCCGGACCTCATTGTTTGCGATGTAATGCTCCCTGAGATGAGTGGATTAGATATCACACATAAGATAAGAAGTGAATTCCAGACCTGTCATATACCAGTAGTATTACTCACAGCATTGTCCAGTGGGGAGCACCAGTTACAGGGTATTAATGCAGGTGCGGATGCTTATATCACCAAGCCTTTCAGCACACGGTTCTTACTGACCACTATTATCAGGATTATAGAACAACGGGAAAAGATCAGGAAGCGCTTTGCGAATGATCCGGGTTTCTTTGCCGTACATATTTCAGAAAATGAAGCAGATCAGCAATTCTTAGATAAGATCAATGTGATCATTGAAAAGAACCTGGATAATGCGCAGTTCTCTGTAGATGATTTTGCACTCTCCATGAAAATGGGCAGGACCTTATTTTACAAAAAAGTAAAAGGACTGACAGGGTATTCGCCAAATGAATACATCAGGTTAGTGAGGGTAAAAAAGGCGGCAGAATTGTTGAATACAGGAGAATATACGGTGGCGGAGGTGGCCTATAAAGTGGGGATGAATGATCCGTTTTATTTCAGTAAGTGTTTTAAGACCCAGTTTGGGGTGCCGCCAAGCGTACATTTAAAAAAAGTGAAAGCAGCGGGATAA
- a CDS encoding glycoside hydrolase family 31 protein, whose protein sequence is MIRSIVTIICLYVIMPARAQQFTRQQNAFQIHTATQSFQLEFCTSSMFRVSYGAPFKEPLMVNRYDWDSVDVRVKSEGAGLELSTASLRLIISAAGHLEVYSSNGQLLSSEKSADSLGVKKVLQSDEHFFGFGERMDFLDQRGKKVQMEVGRGKEKPHIVGAYNVLQANYSPVPFFMSTKGYGIFLHTTYNSTWDMGNTESDAYSFSAAQGPLEYYFIYGPQFTGILDLYTQLTGKSPLLPKFALGLHVGTYSGGTWGHEELTSAAYVIELARRFREMGIPVDILFLDSTWRQFGKNGGKGATSFEWRETFHNPKAMFDTLYNLHYNMVGLHIRPRIDNGTRFKLLDTARELHYTYPEANNPGEFINYFDTAAVSWWWNHAAMKVAAVGARFFKTDEGSAFGALANESAKTGPVGPEAQRLHNVFPIAYAKAAYEQFGAYNQLRGLNQTREGYAGIQRFPFIFAGDWPSQWQYFGPVIKAGLNIGVSGVGYWAHCMGGFEQPADPELYVRWVQFGMLSPVALLFGMDHPGYKEPWRYGKEATDIFKQYDELRYSLLPYLYSTSYHQYKTGTPIMQALVLAYQDDVNVYNITDQYLLGENIMVCPVTEKGAATRVVYLPQGEWIDYWTGKHYDGKSYLNAICPLDKVPIFIKAGSIIPKQQVVQYVGQRVIDNVILEIYPGIGSTDLYTDDGKSLQYQQGIYSITHIDQRTENGGCRIHISAPEGKYHAPTKTFTLRVHVEKAPANGKGQYDATNQVYTIEGIDATKENTILIN, encoded by the coding sequence ATGATCAGGTCTATAGTTACGATTATTTGTTTGTATGTGATAATGCCGGCCCGGGCACAGCAATTTACCCGGCAACAGAATGCATTTCAAATCCACACCGCTACGCAATCCTTTCAGCTGGAATTTTGTACATCTTCCATGTTCAGGGTCAGCTATGGGGCGCCTTTCAAAGAGCCGTTGATGGTGAACAGGTACGATTGGGATAGTGTGGATGTACGGGTCAAAAGCGAGGGGGCCGGGTTGGAACTCAGTACTGCCAGTCTTCGGCTCATCATCAGTGCTGCCGGCCACCTGGAAGTCTATTCCTCCAATGGTCAGCTCCTTTCTTCCGAAAAAAGCGCCGATTCCCTTGGGGTGAAAAAGGTGCTTCAATCCGATGAGCACTTCTTTGGCTTTGGAGAGCGAATGGACTTCCTGGATCAGCGCGGAAAGAAAGTGCAAATGGAGGTAGGCAGGGGAAAAGAGAAGCCACATATCGTGGGGGCTTACAATGTACTGCAGGCGAATTATAGCCCGGTACCTTTCTTCATGAGTACGAAAGGATACGGCATTTTCCTCCATACCACCTATAATTCCACCTGGGATATGGGGAATACGGAATCAGATGCATATAGTTTTTCAGCAGCTCAGGGGCCGCTGGAATATTATTTTATATATGGACCTCAGTTTACGGGAATACTGGATCTGTATACCCAGTTGACCGGCAAGTCGCCCTTACTGCCAAAATTTGCCCTCGGTTTGCATGTGGGCACTTATAGTGGAGGTACATGGGGGCATGAGGAACTGACTTCTGCAGCGTATGTGATTGAACTGGCCCGCCGGTTTAGGGAAATGGGTATTCCTGTAGATATTCTCTTCCTGGATTCTACATGGAGACAGTTTGGCAAGAACGGGGGCAAGGGGGCTACTTCTTTTGAATGGAGAGAGACATTCCATAACCCGAAGGCAATGTTCGACACCCTGTATAACCTGCATTATAACATGGTGGGGCTGCACATTCGTCCAAGGATAGACAATGGCACCCGGTTTAAGTTGTTAGACACGGCCAGAGAATTACATTATACCTATCCGGAGGCTAATAACCCCGGGGAGTTTATCAACTACTTTGATACTGCTGCTGTGAGCTGGTGGTGGAACCATGCAGCGATGAAAGTGGCGGCTGTAGGAGCACGGTTCTTCAAGACAGATGAAGGTAGTGCCTTTGGTGCGCTGGCCAATGAAAGTGCGAAGACGGGACCCGTTGGCCCTGAGGCACAGCGATTACACAATGTATTTCCGATAGCATATGCGAAGGCGGCGTACGAACAGTTTGGGGCTTACAACCAGCTGCGTGGTTTGAACCAGACCCGCGAAGGGTATGCAGGTATTCAGCGATTCCCTTTCATCTTTGCGGGTGACTGGCCCAGTCAATGGCAGTACTTTGGTCCTGTGATCAAAGCAGGTTTGAATATAGGTGTATCTGGTGTAGGTTACTGGGCGCATTGTATGGGTGGTTTTGAGCAACCTGCAGATCCTGAGTTGTATGTTCGCTGGGTGCAGTTTGGTATGCTGAGTCCTGTAGCCTTATTGTTTGGCATGGATCATCCTGGTTATAAAGAACCCTGGCGTTATGGTAAGGAGGCGACGGATATTTTTAAGCAATATGATGAACTGAGATATAGTTTGCTGCCTTACCTTTATAGCACCAGCTATCATCAGTATAAAACAGGTACGCCCATTATGCAGGCCCTTGTACTGGCATACCAGGATGATGTGAATGTGTACAACATCACAGATCAGTACCTCTTAGGAGAAAATATCATGGTATGTCCGGTGACGGAAAAAGGCGCTGCGACCCGTGTTGTTTACCTGCCCCAAGGCGAATGGATCGACTACTGGACAGGCAAACATTACGATGGTAAAAGTTACCTGAATGCCATATGTCCGCTTGACAAAGTACCTATCTTCATCAAAGCAGGCAGTATTATCCCGAAACAACAGGTTGTTCAGTACGTAGGCCAGCGTGTGATAGACAATGTAATACTGGAAATTTACCCGGGCATAGGTAGTACTGACCTATATACCGATGATGGTAAAAGCCTGCAATACCAGCAGGGTATTTATTCCATTACCCACATAGATCAGCGGACAGAGAATGGCGGTTGCCGCATACACATCAGTGCACCTGAAGGAAAATACCACGCTCCCACCAAAACCTTTACCCTCAGGGTACATGTAGAGAAAGCTCCTGCCAATGGCAAGGGGCAATACGATGCTACTAATCAGGTATATACGATTGAAGGCATCGATGCTACCAAAGAAAATACGATACTCATCAACTGA